A part of Rhodamnia argentea isolate NSW1041297 chromosome 8, ASM2092103v1, whole genome shotgun sequence genomic DNA contains:
- the LOC115736563 gene encoding tropinone reductase homolog At2g30670-like isoform X1, which produces MAREGEGNGTASRCSGRNGDSENRWSLQGMTALVTGGTKGIGHAIVEELARLGATVYTCSRNEAELNECLKDWESKGFRVAGSACDVSSKSEREKLMLTVSSVFDGKLNILINNVGTITAKPTLDYTAGDFSFMMTTNFESAYHLSQLAHPLLKASGAGSIVFLSSVCGVVSVNVGSIYSATKGAMNQLTKNLACEWAKDNIRSNSIAPWFIVTPLAEPLLRNEKFREEVIARTPLGRTGEPEEVSSLAAFLCLPAASYITGQTICVDGGFTVNGFLFHST; this is translated from the exons atggcccGAGAGGGGGAGGGCAATGGGACAGCGAGTAGATGTAGCGGCCGCAACGGCGATAGTGAAAACAGGTGGTCGCTTCAGGGAATGACTGCTCTTGTCACCGGTGGGACTAAAGGAATCGG GCATGCCATTGTGGAGGAGCTAGCGAGGCTTGGGGCCACTGTGTATACCTGCTCCAGAAATGAAGCCGAACTTAATGAATGCCTGAAAGATTGGGAGAGCAAGGGTTTCCGAGTCGCGGGTTCGGCTTGCGACGTTTCCTCAAAATCGGAGCGAGAGAAGCTTATGCTCACAGTGTCCTCCGTCTTTGACGGCAAGCTCAACATCCTG ATAAATAACGTTGGGACCATCACTGCAAAGCCGACCCTAGATTACACGGCGGGAGATTTTTCCTTCATGATGACAACTAATTTCGAATCGGCTTACCATCTGAGCCAGCTCGCGCATCCTCTTCTCAAGGCCTCTGGAGCTGGAAGCATTGTGTTCTTGTCATCTGTCTGCGGCGTTGTTTCAGTGAATGTCGGATCAATTTACTCAGCTACCAAAG GAGCAATGAACCAGTTGACGAAGAATTTGGCATGCGAATGGGCCAAGGACAACATAAGAAGCAACTCTATTGCACCTTGGTTCATAGTGACACCTCTGGCCGAGCCT CTACTGAGAAACGAAAAGTTCCGTGAGGAGGTGATAGCAAGGACGCCGCTGGGCCGCACTGGAGAGCCGGAGGAGGTGTCGTCGCTGGCGGCCTTCTTGTGTTTGCCGGCGGCCTCTTACATAACGGGGCAGACCATTTGTGTGGATGGAGGGTTCACCGTGAATGGCTTCTTATTTCATAGCACCTGA